The window ACAGCAAAAATGGACCAAACATTTGGTGATACACCAATCGTCCATGGGATGCCATTTATTTCAGGCGTTGGCATTGATACCTTAAAAGAGAAAATTCTAACCATATTAAAAGGGTAATATCATGTTTGAACAAATAATGCAGTATATTTTGGATCTTGGCCCATCTGTCATGCTTCCTATTGTCATTATCATTTTTTCACTGATACTACGAATGAAAGTGGGCGATGCCTTTAAAGCAGGGATACATATCGGTATTGGTTTTGTCGGTATCGGTTTGGTGATTGGTTTATTGATTAGCTCCGTTGGTCCTGCAGCACAGGCGATGGCTGAACGTTTTGATATTAGCTTAAACGTTGTTGATGTTGGCTGGCCTGGTACAGCGCCAATTACTTGGGCTTCACAAATTGCACTCGTCGCTATTCCTATCGCAATTGTAACGAATATTGTCATGCTAGTCCTTAAACTCACTAAAGTAGTCAATGTCGATATCTGGAATATTTGGCATATGACGTTTACTGGCGCGATTGTCCACATTGCAACAGGCTCCTATTGGTTAGGAATTATGGGGGTTATTGTTCATGCTATCGTCTCTTATAAACTCGGTGATTGGTTCTCTAAAGATACCCGTGACTATTTTGGCTTAGAAGGTATTGCCATTCCTCATGGAACATCTGCTTATTGCGCGCCAATTTCAGTATTTATTGATAGTGTGATTAATAAAATACCGGGGTTAAAAAATATTAGTTTTAAAGCAGATGATTTACAAAAACGTTTTGGAGCTTTTGGTGAACCTGTTGTTGTTGGCTTCTTTATGGGGGTCCTACTTGGTCTACTCGCAGGATATGACGTTAAAGGAATCTTACAACTTTCAATTCAAACCGCAGCGGTAATGTTACTTATGCCACGAGTTATTAAACCAATTATGGATGGTTTGACTCCTATTTCCCGTCAAGCTCGTAAACATCTACAAGCTAAATTTGGCGGTCAAGAATTTTTAATTGGTTTAGATCCAGCTTTATTACTTGGACAATCGACTGTTGTAACAGCAAGTCTACTATTTATTCCTATCTCAATCTTTATTGCTATCATTTTACCTGGCAACCAAATTCTACCGTTTGGTGATTTGGCTACTATCGGTTTCTTTGTGGCTATGGGCGTTGCCGTTCATCAAGGTAATTTATTCCGCGTCATCATTTCGGGGTCGGTTATCATGGCAATGACACTGTGGATTGCAACCCAAATGATTCCATTAACGACAGATTTAGCGATTAATGCAGGTGCAATCACGGTAGGAAGTGGCGATCTACTCGGTTCAATGGATCAGGGTGGAGCACCATTAACCTATATTTTGACTCAATTAACAACACTGCAACAACCGATTGGTTTTGCCATTATTGGTATATTCTATGTGTTCTGTTTATTCTTAACTTGGCGACGAGCACGTAATTTTAGCCGAATGGAACAAGCTCAATCACAAGAACAACAATCTTAAAATAAGCCGATAACTCAACCAAAATAATATTTTGGTTGAGGGTACTCTAAATTAAAAAATACATAGATTAGGTAACCCATATGAAAGCTATCATCGTCAACGAAGATACCACATTACAAACTCAAGAGTTTGATATGCCGGTAATTGAAAATCCACAACAAATTATTGTTAAAATCGCCTATTCAGGTTTATGCGGTTCAGATATTCCGCGTATTTTCCATCATGGCGC is drawn from Orbaceae bacterium BiB and contains these coding sequences:
- a CDS encoding PTS galactitol transporter subunit IIC; translation: MFEQIMQYILDLGPSVMLPIVIIIFSLILRMKVGDAFKAGIHIGIGFVGIGLVIGLLISSVGPAAQAMAERFDISLNVVDVGWPGTAPITWASQIALVAIPIAIVTNIVMLVLKLTKVVNVDIWNIWHMTFTGAIVHIATGSYWLGIMGVIVHAIVSYKLGDWFSKDTRDYFGLEGIAIPHGTSAYCAPISVFIDSVINKIPGLKNISFKADDLQKRFGAFGEPVVVGFFMGVLLGLLAGYDVKGILQLSIQTAAVMLLMPRVIKPIMDGLTPISRQARKHLQAKFGGQEFLIGLDPALLLGQSTVVTASLLFIPISIFIAIILPGNQILPFGDLATIGFFVAMGVAVHQGNLFRVIISGSVIMAMTLWIATQMIPLTTDLAINAGAITVGSGDLLGSMDQGGAPLTYILTQLTTLQQPIGFAIIGIFYVFCLFLTWRRARNFSRMEQAQSQEQQS